The Xenopus laevis strain J_2021 chromosome 4L, Xenopus_laevis_v10.1, whole genome shotgun sequence genomic sequence CTGTGCCATTTAGTGTAGGCCAATCAATGCCATTTGATACTGGACGTTACGTTGCCATTCAGTGTTTGTATAAAAACTGGGCTTTGTCACCACACAGGTGGCTCTtgataccacagaagttggacagcacttgcCTATAGCAAAAAATCAGCAGGTAGCTGGTCACTTACTTAAAAGCACACATCTTAtcggctgctatgggttactaggcacATTTTGTGACATTTAGTACATTGGAGTAACATTTTAAAGAATtgcttactatttttttttttgacattttttttcttttaggttttgagatataaatgttttattaatgtgtTTCCTGATTCTGATATTTCCACCTACTACAAAATAACTCAAGCATGCTGTTTGTGAGTGGAGCATAAGCACATACCTGTAGGTGACTAATGGAGGAATTGGCCATGTAGAGCAGACAAAATTTCTTAGTGATTCACAGCATCAGGGTGTTGGCTGCAGCCAGGAAAATAATGTTACGTTAAGACATTttcaagtaaatatatatatatatataatataataatatattattgacttgatgtatttccttggagtgctgtcaatccctgcatttttatatatatatatatatatatatatatatatatatatatatatatatatatatatatatatatatatatatatatatatatatatatatatatatatatatatatacacaaatgtaagaaaaaaacaaattaaaaaactatgggccagattcaattcagagagaaaagggtttatcacataGAAAGTCAAGAATGATATTCAATTTGAGttgcaattcaattcaaaaaaacatctcaaggtttatcacgtaaaaactcttttgaagtctatgggaaaaaaactggaaatgaatttggagaaaagtttttccccCTCGAATTGTAGCTCGTCCATGAGATCatcatgataaaccatgagataactttttctcactgttcgattcaagttttcaggttgatcccattcacccgagtgaattcattttttgataaactttgattggtcgtttttttattcaaatttcgagttcctgggagtttttacaaactcccgtgaactctaaatttgacccttgatatatctgcctctATGTGTACATTgcttatattagaaacatattgtATGTGTAACTATAACATTATGATGTTAATTTAcaagaatattacattatttcTTTTGTAGAATGCAAGTGAAACACATCCTGTTATTTATAATATTAGTCATGGAAGCACTTACCTTAGCAAATGGACCTACCTGCACAAGGATTTTCAAAAAGACAGAAGCTATTTATCAAGCTGCCCAAACAAAGAGGACAACTGCGATCTTAAAGAAGTGCATCCTGTGCTTAGAAACAATCTAGACTATACAAGGAAATTATTGGAAAATAAGCAAAATGTGTTACAAAGCACAATACTAAAGAAAAAGGAACTAAGTTTGGCAGATATAAAACAGAATATTAAGTTTTTAACTGCTGATGGATCAACTCATTTTGAGGTTGCTAATGATAAACCAGAATTTTTACATGGGGGTTTGAAAATTGAAGGATATGCTGAAGGTTCCATAGTGGCAATGAGACCAACATCAAAAACAATCACTAAAATTGACATGAAAGAAAATCCTAATGAAGTTGGTCCAGTCATAAATGGTGTGAATCCTAGCAAAAGAGCAGACAAAGAGCCATCTTCAAATGTAAGAGCACAGCCTGCTTCTAAACCATTGACTGCAAGTGGTTCAAAGCCAACATCATTTTCATTGAGACCCAAAAGTGTTGGAGAAATGCATAAATGGTCCTACATAGCAATTGCCAAACCATTGACACCTCCACAGTGTCACCCCAATTCTTCAccaaacaataattttcaatgtGTTGCTTTTTCAGAAACCACGCATAAATACACTGATAGACCTGATTCGGGGCAAAAGATGGAACATGCTATCTCTCTTAAGCCTCTAACAGCAAGATCTGTAAAGTTTGAAAGCAAAAAAGTTAGACCTTTTTCTGTTCCATCAGAAACATATCTCAGACAGCCTGAACTTGGGATGAAGAGATCAGCTGAAATGCATTGTGTtttacaggaaattaaaaaagatAACCAATGTCCTGAAAGCCTCCCTTTGACTTGTGCAGAAGACGTTGCTATCACAAATGGTGCAGAGCCTTCAGGAGAGACAACGCTTGGTGACACTGAAAAGGTCTCCACTTCTAGCACAGCCTACCCCATTGCTTTTCCCATAATCAGCATTCCAACAGCACAGACAGATGCTACTGGTTAGGTGCATTTCCTGCTTCACTATAAGAAGCATTAAACAATTGATGCCTCTTGTACATGATTGGTGAACTGAACCTCACCTTTCATTCTTTATCAgttttatttctgaaaattgcaGTGAAGCAACCCTGGTACCTGTTATAAAGTTAATACTTGTTATATTATTtggaattacacatttttttttcttttatataaactttagctACAACCCTCCTGTCAACAATAGAGAactgtacaaataaatgtatattgctatcaATCTTATGTAATCACTTTTCAACTAAAAGGtttgtattttaatatgatgACAAATCAATAAAGAAGATTGAAAAACCATAGTTGTTTTTaggaaatgtttaatttaaaggcTGCCGTTATTTCAGAGTTTCCATCTCAGGTTTGAGTTTGGTGTGTTTTAtcacaataaattaataaaacgCCATGTTAAGTGTGaaacatacattacatttccCTGTGTGTCTTAGTAATGTGTCCTAGAAAActcaacaatagtgatgggcgaatctgtcctatttcacttcggtgaaaaatttgcgaatcggagaaaatattagcaaaatggtgaaaaattcacaaaatgcattgaagtcaatgggcatcaaaataattttgacgcgcgccaattttgatgcgagtgacaatttttacacgcattacttttttgtccaaatgcatcaaagtcaatgggcatctgaataattttgacgcgcaacaatttttttgttgcttcaaatttttcactgcagtttttttttagttttttcgcGGGTGGCGAAACATGAAAAtgcaccgcaaatccatgcctgccgaatttattcacccatcactactcaacaataaaatatatgaatagcTGGCACTAGAAAATCCTACTTTCTTTACATCTATGAAGACTGCCATCTccaggaggcctatttatcaatgttGGATTTAAGTGGGTTTTTaaaagaggtttttgaaaccacaactaaactcactttctctaaaactacgaatttcatgacatttagttaaatcaggttgaaaaaagatcaaagtccatcaaattcaacccagCATTTAGCTTCTTTataaaaagatctgaataaaaaaagtataaacggaaaataatgttctaaaaaaaataggaatacctcaaaaacctctaaaaattcagtttttttggactattcccagcaaaaaaaaatccaataaccTATAAAAGTTctaattgatttaaagcagtccaataagatcagcacagctcccattgacttctataggatatcaacaacttttacctggtgaagtttgtattaatgttttttttgtggtttttacacttaataagtctcaaatatttagagatttttttaaaaaaataaataggaaacccatatatttgtgaaaaaaaacctaaatttgattgttagtaaatgggctcccTAGTAAAATGATAAAAACATTGAAATACACAACTGAATTTTGCAGGTAGTACTTCAGAAGATTGTGTTACCTCGCGATACATTATAATAGACAAGAAGGAATCTGAAAAAGTTTTAGCCAATGCACATAATCACCCAGTTCTGTCTGtggctacattttttttgcaatctgCAGACTACGATCATGAACTTAATCTTATTATAAAAATCTGATCCAGAAATAAGCaatcattttatttcaaaaatgtccATAATTTCATGGCATGGCACATGGCAGTGTTTGCATTAACCTCCTTTTCTAGCAAATATCACAGTAAAAGATCCTGTTATATTTTTCAGCACAGAGACACCTACTGGTGGATCCTTTCTTTTTAACtcactttttaaacaaaaaaaaagccttacTTTATCAAGGTTAAAATTGTCCTGAAGTGTTCTACttattgacaccattcattaaagtaCTTGCATCCAGTCATGCTCATGTCTGTTTGTCCATTGTCTGTCAATTGTTTGTCTGTCCATTGACTGTCTTTCTGTCCATCTATTGTCCATTGTACATCCAACTGTCATTAGTCCATTGTCCACCTATCCATTCTTCAGTGTCTGTCCATTGTCCGTCTTTTATCCATTGTCTGTCTGTTTTGTCTGTCAATTGTCTATCCATTGTTCATTGTCTGTCTACTGTCCATTGTCTGTCCATTGTTCATTCATTGTCAGTCTATTGACCATCCATACCAGGAAACTtcaaaggaggctggcacaaACCTGGGACCCACGAAATAGTAAAGCCAGAGTCAgatggtaaaaggttaaaaaagcttacattttatttttccaaaaattaagaaCCAGGGCCTGACGCATATCGTGTCtaagcttttttaaccttttaccatctgactccggctttaccatttattttgtggGTCCCAGGCTTGTGCAAGCCTCCTTTGAAGTTTCCTGGTATTTGCTCCCCTTGCTGatggtctggggcgtgtgcacctgTACCAACCATGTAAAGCCGTAAGCTCTTTTGACACATTCAAACATAGCATATACTGGTTACGTATTTGTAAGCCTATTGGCCATCCATACATTGTCCACCCACTGTCTATTTTCCATTGTCTGTCATCCATTATTTGCCCCTCTATTGTCTGTCCATTCATTGTCCACCCATTGTTTAATTTCTGACCATTGTCTGTCTGTTGTCTATTATCTGTCTATTGCCCATTATTTGTCCATTGTCCATCTATTGTCTATAGCCAATTGCCATTGCCTTGTCCATCCATTGTTTATTATCTGTCTATTGTCCATTATTTGTCCATTGTCCATCTATTGTCTATAGCCAATTGCCATTGCCTTGTCCATCCATTGTCTATTATCTGTCTATTGTCCATTATTTGTCCATTGTCCATCTATTGTCTATAGCCAATTGCCATTGCCTTGTCCATCCATTGTCCATTATCCATCTATTTTCATCCATTGTCCATCCATTGTCTATAGTCCATTGTCTGTCCATTGTCCGTCCATTGTCCACCTGTCCATTCTTCAGTGTCTGTCCATTGTCAGTCTTTTATCCATTATCTGTCCATTTTTCATTGTCTGTCAGTTGTCTCTCCATTGTTCATGTCTGTCTGCTGTCCATTCATTATCGGTCTATTGGCCGTCCATTCATTGTCCACCCACTGTCTATTTTCCATTGTCTGTCATCCATTCATTGCCCCTCTATTGTCTGTCCATTCATTGTCCACCCATTGTTTAATTTCTGTCCATTGTATATTATCTGTCTATTGCCCATTATTTGTCCATTGTCCGTCCATTGTCTATAGCCAATTGCCATTCCATTGTCCATTATCCGtccattttccattttctgtCAATTGTCCATCCATTGTCTATTGTTCATTGTCCACCTGTCCATTCTTCAGTGTCTGCCCATTGTCTGTCTATTTTCCATTGTCAGTCTTTTATCCATTGTCTGTCCATTTTCATTGTCTGTCAATTGTCTCTCCATTGTTCATGTCTGCTGCTGTCATTATCGGTCTATTCGCCATCCATATATTATTGGCCTATTGGCCATCCATACATTGTCCACCCACTGTCTATTTTCCATTGTCTGTCATCCATTCATTGCCCCTCTACTGTCTGTCCATTCATTGTCCACCCATTGTTTGATTTCTGTCCATTTTCTGTCCATCCATTTTCTGTCCGTTGTctattatctgtctattatctgtcTATTGCCCATTATTTGTCCATCCATTGTCTATAGGCAATTGCCATTCCATTGTCCATTATTCACCAATTGTCCATTTTCTGTCAATTGTCCATCCATTGTCTATTGTCTGCCTGTCTATTCTTCAGTGTCTGACTATTGTCCATTGTGAGTCTTTTATTCATTGTCTGTTCATTTTTCATTGTCTGTCAATCGTCTCTCCATTGTTCAATTTCTGTCTACTGTCCATTGTTCATTCATTGTCTGTCCATACATTGTCCACCCACAGTCTATTTTCCATTGTCCGTCATCCATTCATTGCCCCTTTATTGTCTGTCCATTCATTGTCCACCCATTGTTTAATTTCTGTCCATTTTATGTCCATTGTCTATTATCTGTCTATTGCCCATTATTTGTCCATTGTTCATTCATTGTCTGTCTATTGTCTGTCCATACATTGTCCACCCACAGTCTATTTTCCATTGTCTGTCATCCATTCACTGCCCCTCTATTGTCTGTCCATTCATTGTCCACCCATTGTTTAATTTCTGTCCATTTTATGTCCATTGTCTATTATCTGTCTATTGCCCATTATTTGTCCATTGTCTGTCCATTGTCCATCCATTGTCTATAGCCAATTGCCATCCCATTGTCCATACATTGTCCATTATCGGTCGATTTTTCATTCATTGTCAATTTTCTGTCAATTGTCCATCCATTGTCTTTTGCCCATTGTATGTCCTTTATCAATTGTCTGTCAGTATTCCATTATATTTCTATTGTCCATTATCTGTCCATTGTCTTTCCATTTTCCATTGTCTGTCTATTGTCCATTGTCGTTCCATTCTCCATTGTGTGTCTATTGTCCATTGGCTATTGTCTGTCCATTGCCGATTGCCCATCCATGGTCCATTGTCTGCCGATTGTCTTTCCATTGTCCATCCATTGTTCTTCCATTGTCTGTCTATTGTCAATTGACCATTAATTGTCTGTCCATTGTTTATCCATTGTCAATTGTCTGCCCATTGTTTGTTCATTTTCCATCATTTGTCTATTGGTTATCTGTCCATTGTCTATTGTTTGTCCATTGACCATTGTCTGTCCATTGTCTAATTTCTGTCTATTGTCTAATCTTTGTCAGAAGCCTATTAACTCACCTGCCCTGGATAGAATGTAACATACGAGCGATGCAAAGCAACAGTGCTACCCACTTACTCAGTACTCATTGAGCCACCATGCTGCTGTACATTGCTTTGTAAATGTTTTCAACAAAGGCCATTACACCATTTTTCTTCTATGTTAAAAACCTACAAAGAGGGCCAA encodes the following:
- the LOC108714213 gene encoding uncharacterized protein LOC108714213, whose protein sequence is MAQRILMQLDALDKYSHDILAKHAKKRSLDYLHMLNSLKTPFLDDFDLNYLTDEKTEGHNPLDNSHGSVRNPKANESFAFGHLEFHKTGQEEIIQQAERNTEKTKKLLQYKSRNRRPSWKSETECVPDLASLCQKENKLSVINHIGFKDIPQQQSSRTSTEHSNDPENFDLLVQRETGKQDFGQLQDKNRTDKAKYLNSEFKNVRRHLIKRNNFIQSKQDNIQNTLTITNSDIRILREKETVPLSLEDAMKKTNVKIITAGQRNEEKHVQNASETHPVIYNISHGSTYLSKWTYLHKDFQKDRSYLSSCPNKEDNCDLKEVHPVLRNNLDYTRKLLENKQNVLQSTILKKKELSLADIKQNIKFLTADGSTHFEVANDKPEFLHGGLKIEGYAEGSIVAMRPTSKTITKIDMKENPNEVGPVINGVNPSKRADKEPSSNVRAQPASKPLTASGSKPTSFSLRPKSVGEMHKWSYIAIAKPLTPPQCHPNSSPNNNFQCVAFSETTHKYTDRPDSGQKMEHAISLKPLTARSVKFESKKVRPFSVPSETYLRQPELGMKRSAEMHCVLQEIKKDNQCPESLPLTCAEDVAITNGAEPSGETTLGDTEKVSTSSTAYPIAFPIISIPTAQTDATG